A single genomic interval of Spinacia oleracea cultivar Varoflay chromosome 6, BTI_SOV_V1, whole genome shotgun sequence harbors:
- the LOC110806122 gene encoding RNA pseudouridine synthase 6, chloroplastic, with product MSLGASNSGSNFINALFSSLRRTHFRLAGAPTTLWRTLATNRPISKNKVKREKINCSVSVFNNEASSITSSTSSVNNGYPEYSRLLPCPSTNAPPRVEHLVVLEESPVCEYISKSLDLPPLYVADLIHFGAVYYALICPDPPVTATPEQVVLYKQFTSPELLKQRRSTKGKTFREAQKTFRVTRIEENFEVGTYLRVHVHPKRFPRCYEVDWMSRVIAVTESYVVLNKPAGTSVGGSSDNIEESCANFTTRALGLTSPLYTTHQIDNCTEGCLVLARDKEYCSKFHKKIRDKMVKKLYLALAAAPVPRGIYTHYMRPANLAPRLVSEEHIDRWLLCQLEVLDCKEVPWPNSVTRERYRVEDCGWPVENLAYECTVNLLTGRTHQIRAQLAACGAPIVGDSMYMPASVAEIATPNINPFGKCKGGYTSEDEKRIAIDNWIALHGKEPMVAIGLQACQISWDNGEHIYNAGSPWWR from the exons ATGTCACTCGGGGCTTCAAATTCCGGGTCAAACTTTATCAATGCATTGTTCTCATCTCTCCGGAGAACCCATTTCCGGTTAGCCGGAGCTCCGACAACCCTCTGGCGCACTTTAGCGACCAACCGCCCTATTAGCAAGAACAAGGTCAAGAGGGAGAAAATCAATTGCTCAGTTTCAGTCTTTAACAACGAGGCTTCTTCTATCACTTCTTCTACTTCCTCTGTTAATAATGG CTATCCAGAATATAGTCGTTTGCTTCCTTGTCCGTCAACAAATGCTCCACCTAGAGTAGAGCACTTGGTTGTGTTGGAGGAAAGCCCTGTTTGTGAATACATCAGCAAAAGTTTGGATCTCCCACCTTT GTATGTTGCAGATCTCATCCATTTTGGAGCTGTATACTACGCGCTTATATGTCCAGACCCTCCTGTAACAGCTACCCCTGAGCAAGTTGTACTGTATAAACAATTTACATCACCTGAACTTCTGAAACAACGGCGTTCAACTAAGGGTAAAACTTTTCGAGAAGCTCAAAAAACCTTCCGTGTAACCCGTATAGAGGAAAACTTTGAAGTAGGAACTTACTTGCGTGTTCATGTACACCCAAAACGCTTCCCAAG GTGCTATGAAGTTGATTGGATGTCACGAGTTATAGCTGTTACTGAATCCTATGTGGTTCTTAACAAACCTGCTGGCACCTCT GTTGGAGGGAGTTCAGACAATATTGAAGAAAGCTGTGCAAATTTTACCACACGTGCCCTGGGATTGACTTCTCCACTCTATACTACACATCAAATTGATAACTGTACTGAAGGATG TCTTGTGCTGGCCAGAGATAAGGAGTACTGCTCCAAATTTCACAAAAAGATTAGA GATAAAATGGTTAAGAAGCTCTACCTTGCACTTGCTGCAGCTCCAGTTCCTCGTGGAATATATACCCATTACATGCGTCCTGCTAATCTTGCTCCACGACTCGTATCAGAAG AACATATTGATAGATGGCTGTTGTGCCAGCTGGAAGTTCTGGATTGTAAGGAGGTTCCTTGGCCAAATTCTGTCACCAGAGAAAGGTATCGAGTTGAAGACTGTGGTTGGCCAGTAGAGAATTTAGCTTATGAGTGTACTGTTAATCTTTTGACTGGCCGGACTCACCAG ATTCGAGCGCAACTTGCTGCTTGTGGAGCGCCTATAGTGGGTGATTCCATGTACATGCCAGCTTCTGTTGCAGAAATAGCCACCCCAAACATTAATCCTTTTGGAAAATGTAAAGGAGGATATACAAGTGAGGATGAAAAAAGAATTGCTATTGATAATTGGATTGCCTTGCATGGAAAAGAACCCATGGTTGCTATTGGTCTTCAAGCTTGTCAAATTTCTTGGGACAACGGTGAGCATATCTACAACGCTGGGTCACCTTGGTGGAGATGA